From the Oryza glaberrima chromosome 5, OglaRS2, whole genome shotgun sequence genome, one window contains:
- the LOC127773831 gene encoding fasciclin-like arabinogalactan protein 11, whose product MHVAKKSLASMAASATTTILVAAMLVVMAVESPVANGQAPAPAPAAPKTITAILTKAGQFTKFLQLLQSTQAGEQINNQIKGKASSSGGLTVFAPPDNAFTALPTGTLNKLSDQQKTSLVQFHVVSALLPMAQFDTVSNPLRTQAGETAAGKYPLNVTAEGSRVNISTGVVNATVDNTLYSGDRLVVYQVDKVLLPWALYGPPVPAPAPSPADKAKKKTGPVAVADAPAADTAAGTTTTAATASEAAARGTVRRGLVGVAVAVAVAWCGM is encoded by the coding sequence ATGCACGTGGCCAAGAAGAGTTTGGCATCCATGGCGgcttcggcgacgacgaccatcCTCGTGGCGGCGATGTTGGTGGTGATGGCAGTGGAGTCTCCGGTGGCGAACGggcaggcgccggcgccggcgccggcggcgccgaagaCGATCACGGCGATCCTGACCAAGGCCGGTCAGTTCACCAAGTTCCTCCAGCTGCTGCAGTCGACGCAGGCCGGCGAGCAGATCAACAACCAGATCAAGGGGAAGGCGTCGTCCTCCGGCGGGCTCACCGTGTTCGCGCCGCCGGACAACGCGTTCACGGCGCTCCCCACCGGCACCCTCAACAAGCTCTCCGACCAGCAGAAGACGTCGCTGGTGCAGTTCCACGTCGTGTCCGCGCTGCTCCCCATGGCGCAGTTCGACACCGTCAGCAACCCGCTCCGGACGCAGGCCGGCGAGACCGCCGCCGGCAAGTACCCGCTCAACGTCACCGCCGAGGGCTCCCGCGTGAACATCTCCACCGGCGTCGTCAACGCCACCGTCGACAACACGCTCTACTCCGGCGACCGCCTCGTCGTCTACCAGGTCGACAAGGTGCTGCTGCCGTGGGCGCTCTACGGCCCGCCCgtgcccgcgccggcgccgtcgccggcggacaAGGCCAAGAAGAAGACCGGCCCAGTCGCCGTGGCGGACGCGCCGGCGGCAGACACGGCTgccgggacgacgacgacggcggcgacggcgtcggaggcggcggcgcggggcacgGTGCGGCGGGGCTTGGTCGGCGTGGCCGTCGCCGTGGCTGTCGCGTGGTGTGGCATGTGA
- the LOC127773828 gene encoding E3 ubiquitin-protein ligase MBR1-like isoform X1, with translation MAGHQYNNSQMSRMDHMDRLNNEPPPFGQKLFMHRRSDPANGAGSSGYVGNTMRSNDLPSSSYAGQAYGQQNRAPIHASYSGHAPAGSSSGSYAPYNTQHMPASNYPHGSEDNFIPSSHVDGRRVALKRRNPIIHPTDGFGVGNYYAGSSSNTQFSRPMPPNPIPPPESCVRMPSHLGSNHWNDHRYVNHEGSQRNVRGRHDHSTIHLEQSPAAACPSSSINVPPYHPNANGPFGSTPVQHDRAPLSVHPRILPPGPDGSSIAFRERPYYPAPQSTNISAPVPTLPISCDSAPFAHGGYAPRSAHRNNLRTYPPPAFASSSNPGAVSHEPAIPSYPPAAPSYPPATSAASSSVQPFHAEAAAHLRHPRHVSVGGSGSARSRRMRDSYHGFHHLMIEDNNLGRSAAERFMMLDQLVIHESREAFDPHWDMRLDIDDMSYEVERINFLFNTTAALECYLNKCNFFYTQELLALEERIGHVNTGLADEKISGCVMEVACCSSSHLQDDQDNERCVICLEEYKHEDTLGRLKCGHGFHCNCIKKWLQVKNTCPVCKAAAADEGS, from the exons ATGGCTGGACATCAGTATAATAATTCCCAGATGTCCCGGATGGATCATATGGACAGGCTAAACAATGAACCTCCACCTTTTG GCCAAAAGTTATTTATGCATCGTAGGAGTGATCCAGCTAACGGAGCTGGATCGTCTGGCTATGTGGGTAACACAATGAGATCGAATGATCTTCCGTCTTCAAGTTATGCTGGCCAAGCTTATGGTCAGCAGAATAGAGCCCCCATCCATGCTTCATATTCTGGTCATGCACCTGCTGGAAGCTCTAGTGGTAGCTATGCACCATACAATACTCAACATATGCCTGCTTCAAACTATCCACACGGATCCGAGGATAATTTCATTCCAAGTTCCCATGTGGATGGCAGAAGGGTTGCATTGAAGAGAAGAAATCCCATCATTCATCCTACAGATGGATTCGGTGTTGGAAATTATTATGCTGGCAGTTCTTCCAATACTCAGTTCTCTCGGCCCATGCCTCCAAATCCTATTCCACCACCTGAATCCTGTGTTCGAATGCCCTCACACTTGGGTTCGAACCACTGGAATGATCACCGCTATGTTAATCATGAAGGATCTCAGAGGAATGTGAGGGGAAGACATGATCATAGTACTATCCATTTGGAACAAAGTCCAGCTGCAGCTTGCCCGTCAAGCAGCATCAATGTGCCACCATACCATCCAAATGCAAATGGTCCTTTTGGAAGTACACCAGTACAACATGACAGAGCTCCTTTATCTGTGCATCCAAGAATTCTTCCTCCAG GGCCTGATGGTAGTAGCATAGCATTCAGAGAGAGGCCATACTATCCTGCTCCACAGAGCACCAACATAAGTGCACCTGTGCCAACGCTTCCTATTTCTTGTGACAGTGCACCATTTGCTCATGGTGGGTACGCCCCTAGATCAGCTCATCGTAACAACTTACGCACTTATCCTCCTCCAGCTTTTGCATCTTCTTCCAACCCTGGAGCAGTCTCCCATGAGCCAGCTATTCCTAGCTATCCACCTGCTGCCCCTAGCTATCCACCTGCAACCTCTGCAGCATCATCAAGTGTCCAGCCATTTCATGCTGAAGCTGCTGCACATTTGAGGCATCCAAGGCATGTATCTGTAGGGGGCAGTGGTAGTGCAAGGAGTAGAAGGATGAGGGATTCCTATCATGGTTTTCATCATTTGATGATTGAAGACAATAACTTGGGAAGATCAGCAGCTGAG CGGTTTATGATGCTGGATCAGTTAGTTATCCATGAATCAAGAGAAGCATTCGATCCTCACTGGGACATGAGACTGGACATTGATGACATGAGCTATGAGGTAGAAAGAATCAATTTTCTCTTTAATACCACAGCAGCTTTAGAATGCTATTTAAACAAATGCAACTTTTTCTATACACAGGAGCTGCTGGCTTTGGAAGAACGCATAGGCCATGTGAACACTGGCCTCGCTGATGAGAAAATTTCTGGCTGTGTGATGGAGGTAGCCTGCTGCAGCAGTAGTCATTTGCAGGATGATCAGGACAATGAAAGATGTGTAATCTGCCTG GAGGAATACAAGCATGAGGACACCCTTGGGAGGCTGAAATGCGGCCACGGGTTTCACTGCAATTGCATCAAGAAGTGGCTGCAGGTGAAGAACACCTGCCCAGTTTGCAAAGCTGCTGCCGCAGATGAAGGCAGCTGA
- the LOC127773828 gene encoding E3 ubiquitin-protein ligase MBR1-like isoform X2: MAGHQYNNSQMSRMDHMDRLNNEPPPFGQKLFMHRRSDPANGAGSSGYVGNTMRSNDLPSSSYAGQAYGQQNRAPIHASYSGHAPAGSSSGSYAPYNTQHMPASNYPHGSEDNFIPSSHVDGRRVALKRRNPIIHPTDGFGVGNYYAGSSSNTQFSRPMPPNPIPPPESCVRMPSHLGSNHWNDHRYVNHEGSQRNVRGRHDHSTIHLEQSPAAACPSSSINVPPYHPNANGPFGSTPVQHDRAPLSVHPRILPPGPDGSSIAFRERPYYPAPQSTNISAPVPTLPISCDSAPFAHGGYAPRSAHRNNLRTYPPPAFASSSNPGAVSHEPAIPSYPPAAPSYPPATSAASSSVQPFHAEAAAHLRHPRHVSVGGSGSARSRRMRDSYHGFHHLMIEDNNLGRSAAERFMMLDQLVIHESREAFDPHWDMRLDIDDMSYEELLALEERIGHVNTGLADEKISGCVMEVACCSSSHLQDDQDNERCVICLEEYKHEDTLGRLKCGHGFHCNCIKKWLQVKNTCPVCKAAAADEGS; the protein is encoded by the exons ATGGCTGGACATCAGTATAATAATTCCCAGATGTCCCGGATGGATCATATGGACAGGCTAAACAATGAACCTCCACCTTTTG GCCAAAAGTTATTTATGCATCGTAGGAGTGATCCAGCTAACGGAGCTGGATCGTCTGGCTATGTGGGTAACACAATGAGATCGAATGATCTTCCGTCTTCAAGTTATGCTGGCCAAGCTTATGGTCAGCAGAATAGAGCCCCCATCCATGCTTCATATTCTGGTCATGCACCTGCTGGAAGCTCTAGTGGTAGCTATGCACCATACAATACTCAACATATGCCTGCTTCAAACTATCCACACGGATCCGAGGATAATTTCATTCCAAGTTCCCATGTGGATGGCAGAAGGGTTGCATTGAAGAGAAGAAATCCCATCATTCATCCTACAGATGGATTCGGTGTTGGAAATTATTATGCTGGCAGTTCTTCCAATACTCAGTTCTCTCGGCCCATGCCTCCAAATCCTATTCCACCACCTGAATCCTGTGTTCGAATGCCCTCACACTTGGGTTCGAACCACTGGAATGATCACCGCTATGTTAATCATGAAGGATCTCAGAGGAATGTGAGGGGAAGACATGATCATAGTACTATCCATTTGGAACAAAGTCCAGCTGCAGCTTGCCCGTCAAGCAGCATCAATGTGCCACCATACCATCCAAATGCAAATGGTCCTTTTGGAAGTACACCAGTACAACATGACAGAGCTCCTTTATCTGTGCATCCAAGAATTCTTCCTCCAG GGCCTGATGGTAGTAGCATAGCATTCAGAGAGAGGCCATACTATCCTGCTCCACAGAGCACCAACATAAGTGCACCTGTGCCAACGCTTCCTATTTCTTGTGACAGTGCACCATTTGCTCATGGTGGGTACGCCCCTAGATCAGCTCATCGTAACAACTTACGCACTTATCCTCCTCCAGCTTTTGCATCTTCTTCCAACCCTGGAGCAGTCTCCCATGAGCCAGCTATTCCTAGCTATCCACCTGCTGCCCCTAGCTATCCACCTGCAACCTCTGCAGCATCATCAAGTGTCCAGCCATTTCATGCTGAAGCTGCTGCACATTTGAGGCATCCAAGGCATGTATCTGTAGGGGGCAGTGGTAGTGCAAGGAGTAGAAGGATGAGGGATTCCTATCATGGTTTTCATCATTTGATGATTGAAGACAATAACTTGGGAAGATCAGCAGCTGAG CGGTTTATGATGCTGGATCAGTTAGTTATCCATGAATCAAGAGAAGCATTCGATCCTCACTGGGACATGAGACTGGACATTGATGACATGAGCTATGAG GAGCTGCTGGCTTTGGAAGAACGCATAGGCCATGTGAACACTGGCCTCGCTGATGAGAAAATTTCTGGCTGTGTGATGGAGGTAGCCTGCTGCAGCAGTAGTCATTTGCAGGATGATCAGGACAATGAAAGATGTGTAATCTGCCTG GAGGAATACAAGCATGAGGACACCCTTGGGAGGCTGAAATGCGGCCACGGGTTTCACTGCAATTGCATCAAGAAGTGGCTGCAGGTGAAGAACACCTGCCCAGTTTGCAAAGCTGCTGCCGCAGATGAAGGCAGCTGA
- the LOC127773829 gene encoding acyl-coenzyme A oxidase 4, peroxisomal-like: MGSLAGGGGGGKVGLPALDVALAFPQATTASQFPPAVSDYYQFDDLLTDEEKTLRKKVRGIMEREIAPIMTEYWEKAEFPFHAIPKLATLGLAGGTTKGYGCPGLSLTASAISVAEVARVDASCSTFILVHSSLAMSTIALCGSEAQKQKYLPSLTQFRTVGCWALTEPDYGSDASSLRTAATKVPGGWHLDGQKRWIGNGTFADVLIILARNSDTNQLNGFIVKKGAPGLKCTKIENKIGLRMVQNADIVLNKVFVPDEDRLTGINSFQDINKVLAMSRIMVAWQPIGISMGVFDMCHRYLKERKQFGVPLAAFQLNQEKLVRMLGNIQAMLLVGWRLCKLYESGKMTPGHASLGKAWTSKKAREVVSLGRELLGGNGILADFLVAKAFCDLEPIFSYEGTYDINSLVTGREITGIASFKPAALTKSRL; encoded by the exons ATGGGGAGCTTGGCAG gcggcggcggaggcggcaaggTGGGGCTGCCGGCGTTGGACGTCGCGCTCGCGTTCCCGCAGGCCACGACGGCGTCCCAGTTCCCGCCCGCCG TATCGGATTACTACCAGTTTGATGATTTGCTTACTGATGAAGAGAAGACACTTAGGAAGAAAGTCCGTGGTATTATGGAGAGAGAAATTGCACCCATTATGACAGAG TACTGGGAGAAAGCAGAATTTCCCTTCCATGCCATTCCCAAACTTGCAACTCTTGGCTTGGCAGGAGGGACAACAAAG GGATATGGTTGCCCAGGACTCTCACTTACAGCTAGTGCTATTTCTGTTGCAGAAGTTGCACGGGTGGATGCCAGCTGCTCCACATTTATTTTAGTACATTCCTCTTTGGCAATGAGCACAATTG CACTTTGTGGATCAGAGGCTCAAAAGCAGAAGTACCTACCATCATTAACGCAGTTTAGAACAGTTGGTTGCTGG GCATTGACAGAGCCAGATTATGGAAGTGATGCAAGTTCATTAAGGACTGCAGCGACCAAG GTGCCTGGCGGTTGGCATTTGGATGGCCAAAAGCGTTGGATAGGCAACGGCACTTTTGCAGATGTGCTCATCATCTTAGCTAGAAATTCAGATACAAATCAACTAAATGG ATTTATTGTCAAGAAAGGAGCTCCTGGTTTGAAATGtacaaaaattgaaaataaaattggaCTCAGAATGGTTCAGAATGCCGACATTGTTCTGAATAAAGTATTTGTCCCTGACGAAGATAGATTAACTGGAATCAATTCATTTCAAGACATAAACAAG GTCCTTGCTATGTCGCGCATTATGGTGGCATGGCAGCCAATTGGGATATCCATGGGGGTCTTCGACATGTGTCATCG GTatttgaaagaaagaaagcaattTGGAGTTCCGTTGGCAGCTTTTCAGCTCAACCAAGAAAAGCTTGTTCGCATGCTAGGAAACATCCAAGCCATGCTTCTTGTCGGCTGGCGCCTGTGCAAGCTGTATGAATCAGGCAAAATGACACCAGGCCATGCTAGTTTAGGCAAG GCATGGACATCCAAGAAGGCTAGGGAGGTGGTTTCTCTTGGCCGTGAGCTACTGGGTGGAAACGGAATTTTGGCTGACTTTCTGGTAGCAAAG GCGTTCTGTGATCTGGAGCCAATCTTCTCGTACGAAGGCACCTATGACATCAACAGCCTGGTGACCGGAAGAGAGATCACCGGAATCGCCAGCTTCAAGCCTGCTGCATTGACAAAATCtcgtctttaa